One stretch of Serinicoccus hydrothermalis DNA includes these proteins:
- a CDS encoding peptidoglycan-binding domain-containing protein: MSAAQSDEGLPTTGDIDTATWIALVVPTGPGSTGEAVRGVQSFDPAAQIGVDPLAVDGSYGPDTVAAVREFQRRWGLTIDGLAGQETWSFFSTRRAGSHVWGMAKVGHTQDVNWRVRAVQHLLVHHGAALTVDGSYGPLTGEAMRQWQLTQRAQYISTTCGQLDWPALVETARLGDSGHHVRALQSLLPGLAEDGSFGPLTDAAVRDFQQMFAPPADGIVGPVTWHALTVPKGE, translated from the coding sequence GTGTCGGCCGCGCAGTCGGACGAGGGGTTGCCGACGACCGGGGACATCGACACCGCGACCTGGATCGCGCTCGTCGTCCCGACCGGTCCGGGCTCGACCGGCGAGGCGGTCCGCGGGGTGCAGAGCTTCGACCCGGCGGCCCAGATCGGCGTCGACCCGCTCGCCGTCGACGGGTCCTACGGCCCGGACACCGTGGCCGCCGTCCGCGAGTTCCAGCGCCGGTGGGGGCTGACGATCGACGGGCTGGCCGGACAGGAGACCTGGTCGTTCTTCTCGACCCGACGCGCCGGGAGCCACGTCTGGGGCATGGCCAAGGTCGGTCACACCCAGGACGTCAACTGGCGGGTCCGGGCGGTCCAGCACCTGCTGGTCCACCACGGCGCCGCTCTCACCGTCGACGGCAGCTACGGGCCGCTCACCGGCGAGGCGATGCGGCAGTGGCAGCTGACCCAGCGGGCGCAGTACATCTCGACCACCTGCGGGCAGCTCGACTGGCCGGCGCTGGTCGAGACCGCCCGGCTCGGCGACAGCGGGCACCACGTGCGCGCGCTGCAGTCGCTGCTGCCCGGCCTCGCCGAGGACGGCTCCTTCGGGCCGCTCACCGACGCCGCGGTGCGGGACTTCCAGCAGATGTTCGCCCCGCCCGCCGACGGCATCGTCGGCCCGGTCACCTGGCACGCGCTCACGGTGCCGAAGGGGGAGTAG
- the rsmA gene encoding 16S rRNA (adenine(1518)-N(6)/adenine(1519)-N(6))-dimethyltransferase RsmA, with amino-acid sequence MPGVSERPTPAPSSGTQGDTGGSEAALLGPAQVRDLAARLGIRPTKQWGQNFVIDKGTVRRIVRAADVGTGDVVLEVGPGLGSLTLGLLPQVRQVTAVEIDPALAAQLPATVAEHAPDLSDRLQVVQADALRVTALPDPQPTALVANLPYNVAVPVVLHLLATVPTLRSVLVMVQLEVAERLAAAPGSRVYGVPSVKAAWYADVTGAGRIGRSVFWPAPNVDSGLVRMVRRDPPEVSATREQVFACVDAAFAQRRKTLRAALAGWAGSAAQAEAYLRAAGVDPRARGEVLTVTDFARIAEAAGQRPSPPS; translated from the coding sequence ATGCCGGGCGTGAGCGAGCGACCGACCCCCGCGCCGTCCTCCGGGACGCAGGGCGACACCGGGGGGTCCGAGGCCGCGTTGCTCGGGCCGGCGCAGGTCCGAGACCTGGCCGCCCGCCTGGGGATCCGGCCGACCAAGCAGTGGGGGCAGAACTTCGTCATCGACAAGGGCACCGTGCGGCGCATCGTGCGCGCCGCCGACGTGGGCACCGGCGACGTCGTGCTGGAGGTCGGGCCGGGGCTGGGCTCGCTCACCCTCGGCCTCCTCCCGCAGGTGCGGCAGGTCACCGCGGTGGAGATCGACCCGGCCCTCGCGGCCCAGCTGCCCGCGACCGTGGCCGAGCACGCGCCGGACCTCTCCGACCGGCTGCAGGTGGTGCAGGCCGACGCCCTGCGGGTCACCGCGCTGCCCGACCCCCAGCCCACCGCCCTGGTCGCCAACCTGCCCTACAACGTCGCGGTGCCCGTCGTGCTGCACCTGCTCGCGACCGTCCCCACGCTGCGCAGCGTGCTCGTCATGGTCCAGCTCGAGGTCGCCGAGCGGCTCGCCGCGGCGCCCGGCAGCCGGGTCTACGGCGTGCCCAGCGTCAAGGCCGCCTGGTATGCCGACGTCACCGGCGCCGGGCGGATCGGCCGCTCTGTCTTCTGGCCCGCACCCAACGTCGACTCCGGCCTCGTGCGCATGGTCCGCCGCGACCCGCCGGAGGTCTCGGCGACGCGGGAGCAGGTCTTCGCCTGCGTCGACGCGGCCTTTGCGCAGCGCCGCAAGACCCTGCGCGCGGCGCTCGCCGGCTGGGCGGGATCGGCGGCGCAGGCGGAGGCATACCTGCGGGCCGCCGGCGTCGACCCGCGGGCCCGCGGCGAGGTGCTCACCGTGACCGACTTCGCCCGCATCGCCGAAGCCGCAGGTCAGCGCCCCTCGCCGCCGTCGTGA
- a CDS encoding SigE family RNA polymerase sigma factor, whose amino-acid sequence MRRDHEQEFEEFFETTSSRLLTAAWMLTGDGHVAEELVQEAMARTYARWGRVRRGNPAAYTRRTIVNLHTDRWRKRRREVLTDQVPDRATSDDPMSVDLVRALSRLPRRERECVILRHYLDLSEAETARTLGVGVGSVKKYAMNGRRTLRDLLREGNTSHV is encoded by the coding sequence ATGCGGCGCGACCACGAGCAGGAGTTCGAGGAGTTCTTCGAGACGACCTCCTCGCGGCTGCTCACCGCGGCCTGGATGCTCACCGGTGACGGCCACGTCGCCGAGGAGCTGGTCCAGGAGGCCATGGCGCGCACGTATGCCCGCTGGGGCCGGGTCCGTCGTGGCAACCCCGCCGCCTACACCCGGCGCACCATCGTCAACCTGCACACCGACCGCTGGCGCAAGCGGCGGCGCGAGGTGCTCACCGACCAGGTGCCCGACCGCGCGACCTCGGACGATCCCATGTCGGTCGACCTCGTGCGTGCCCTGTCCCGGCTGCCCCGCCGCGAGCGCGAGTGCGTGATCCTGCGCCACTACCTCGACCTCTCCGAGGCTGAGACGGCGCGCACGCTCGGTGTCGGGGTGGGCAGCGTCAAGAAGTACGCCATGAACGGTCGCCGCACCCTGCGGGACCTGCTGCGGGAAGGGAACACCTCTCATGTCTGA
- a CDS encoding SigE family RNA polymerase sigma factor encodes MHSSEEAAYVEFVDAGRATLHAYAWLLTADAHAAEDLLQETFVRVYVKWRRVASGQPLAYARRVMSNLHTDRWRKTRRETLTDEVPDRAYGADDPEVVDLVRALQQLSPRERECVVLRHYLDQSEKETAATLGVSVGAVKSYTSKGLAALRPLMQEERHV; translated from the coding sequence ATGCACAGCAGCGAGGAGGCGGCCTACGTCGAGTTCGTCGACGCCGGCCGGGCCACGCTGCACGCCTACGCGTGGCTGCTCACCGCCGACGCCCATGCCGCCGAGGACCTGCTGCAGGAGACCTTCGTCCGGGTCTACGTGAAGTGGCGCCGGGTCGCCTCGGGCCAGCCGCTGGCGTATGCCCGCCGCGTCATGTCCAACCTGCACACCGACCGGTGGCGCAAGACGCGGCGGGAGACCTTGACCGACGAGGTGCCGGACCGGGCATACGGGGCGGATGACCCCGAGGTCGTGGACTTGGTGCGGGCGCTGCAGCAGCTCTCCCCGCGGGAGCGGGAGTGCGTCGTGCTGCGGCACTACCTGGACCAGTCGGAGAAGGAGACGGCGGCGACGCTCGGGGTGAGCGTGGGCGCGGTCAAGAGCTACACGTCGAAGGGCCTGGCCGCGCTGCGGCCGTTGATGCAGGAGGAGCGCCATGTCTGA
- a CDS encoding TatD family hydrolase, with protein sequence MTPERLVERPPAPDPLPIPVVDNHCHLDTRREGAERLPVEQVVAEAAAVGVDRLVQIGCDIEAARWTVQVVDEHPAVLGGVAIHPNEAPGHEEAGDLDAVIDEIGALAAHPRIRVVGETGLDYFRTGEEGVAAQQHSFRRHIALAKELGLALQIHDRDAHDDVLRILAEEGAPEKTVLHCFSGGMEMARECARRGYYLSFAGTVTFKNAKDLRDALSVTPVEHLLVETDAPYLTPTPHRGQVNAPYLVPLTVRAMAATLNTSVPQLCEALSANSEAVYGPW encoded by the coding sequence ATGACGCCAGAGCGGCTGGTCGAGCGGCCACCCGCTCCCGACCCCCTGCCGATCCCAGTGGTGGACAACCACTGCCACCTCGACACCCGCCGGGAGGGGGCCGAGCGCCTCCCGGTCGAGCAGGTCGTGGCGGAGGCCGCGGCCGTGGGGGTCGACCGGCTGGTCCAGATCGGCTGCGACATCGAGGCGGCACGCTGGACCGTGCAGGTGGTCGACGAGCACCCGGCGGTCCTGGGCGGGGTGGCGATCCACCCCAACGAGGCGCCGGGCCACGAGGAGGCCGGCGACCTCGACGCCGTCATCGACGAGATCGGCGCGCTCGCCGCGCACCCCCGGATCCGGGTGGTCGGCGAGACCGGGCTGGACTACTTCCGCACCGGCGAGGAGGGGGTCGCCGCGCAGCAGCACTCCTTCCGCCGGCACATCGCGCTCGCCAAGGAGCTCGGCCTGGCGCTGCAGATCCACGACCGGGACGCCCACGACGACGTGCTCCGCATCCTCGCCGAGGAGGGTGCGCCGGAGAAGACGGTGCTGCACTGCTTCTCCGGGGGTATGGAGATGGCTCGGGAGTGCGCGCGCCGCGGCTACTACCTGTCGTTCGCGGGCACGGTGACCTTCAAGAACGCCAAGGACCTGCGCGACGCGCTGTCCGTGACACCGGTGGAGCACCTGCTCGTCGAGACCGACGCGCCCTACCTCACGCCGACGCCCCACCGGGGCCAGGTCAACGCGCCCTACCTCGTGCCGCTCACCGTGCGGGCCATGGCCGCGACGCTCAACACCTCCGTGCCGCAGCTGTGCGAGGCGCTCTCGGCGAACAGCGAGGCGGTCTACGGCCCCTGGTGA
- the metG gene encoding methionine--tRNA ligase, producing the protein MSHVLSAVAWPYANGPRHIGHVAGFGVPSDVFSRYMRMAGHEVLMVSGSDEHGTPILVQADKAGQSPQEFIDTNHALIAADLTALGVSYDLYTRTTTANHDDVVQQMFLACHRNGYLIEQTQQVAISPSTGRTLPDRYIEGTCPICGYADARGDQCDNCGNQLDPADLEDPRSKINGETPEFRDTQHFFLDLPALADALREWLDGRERSGLWRPNVIRFSTNILEEIRPRPITRDIDWGITIPLDGWRENPTKKLYVWFDAVIGYLSASVEWARRLPGEQGERWREWWNGADALTYYFMGKDNITFHSQIWPAEMLAHNGQGSKGGEVGPFGELNLPTEVVSSEFLTMEGKQFSTSRNVVIYVRDVLERYQPDALRYFLSAAAPETADSDFSWPEFVKRTNNELVAGWGNLVNRTASMIAKNFGEIPQPGELEDVDRALLDQVRDGFGTVGSLIATHKQKAALSEAMRLVGEANAYVSTTEPFKLKGEDQRERLATVLHTLAQVVVDLNTILSPYLPHSSTAVHQALGGEGEFQPMPRLETVADLDDSSRPDYPVITGDYSAAPRWEHRAVTVGAVVAKPSLIFTKLDPSVVEEERARLGLVDEPADAAV; encoded by the coding sequence ATGAGTCACGTCCTGTCCGCGGTCGCCTGGCCCTACGCCAACGGTCCGCGCCACATCGGTCACGTCGCCGGCTTCGGCGTCCCCTCCGACGTCTTCAGCCGCTACATGCGGATGGCTGGGCACGAGGTGCTCATGGTGTCGGGCTCGGACGAGCACGGCACGCCGATCCTGGTCCAGGCGGACAAGGCGGGGCAGAGCCCGCAGGAGTTCATCGACACCAACCACGCGCTCATCGCGGCGGACCTCACCGCGCTCGGGGTGTCCTACGACCTCTACACGCGCACCACGACGGCCAACCACGACGACGTCGTGCAGCAGATGTTCCTCGCCTGCCACCGCAACGGCTACCTCATCGAGCAGACCCAGCAGGTCGCCATCAGCCCGTCGACCGGCCGGACGCTGCCGGACCGCTATATCGAGGGCACCTGCCCGATCTGCGGGTATGCCGATGCGCGGGGCGACCAGTGCGACAACTGCGGCAACCAGCTCGACCCCGCCGACCTCGAGGACCCGCGCTCGAAGATCAACGGGGAGACGCCGGAGTTCCGCGACACCCAGCACTTCTTCCTCGACCTGCCCGCGCTCGCCGACGCGCTGCGCGAGTGGCTCGACGGCCGCGAGCGCAGCGGGCTGTGGAGGCCCAACGTCATCCGCTTCTCCACGAACATCCTCGAGGAGATCCGGCCGCGCCCCATCACCCGCGACATCGACTGGGGCATCACCATCCCCCTCGACGGCTGGCGGGAGAACCCGACGAAGAAGCTCTACGTCTGGTTCGACGCGGTCATCGGCTACCTCTCCGCGTCCGTGGAGTGGGCCCGTCGGCTGCCCGGGGAGCAGGGCGAGCGCTGGCGCGAGTGGTGGAACGGGGCGGACGCGCTGACCTACTACTTCATGGGCAAGGACAACATCACCTTCCACTCCCAGATCTGGCCGGCCGAGATGCTGGCCCACAACGGCCAGGGGAGCAAGGGCGGCGAGGTCGGGCCGTTCGGCGAGCTCAACCTCCCGACCGAGGTCGTCTCCAGCGAGTTCCTCACGATGGAGGGCAAGCAGTTCTCCACCTCGCGCAACGTCGTCATCTATGTCCGCGACGTGCTGGAGCGCTACCAGCCGGACGCCCTGCGCTACTTCCTCTCCGCCGCCGCGCCGGAGACCGCCGACTCCGACTTCTCCTGGCCCGAGTTCGTCAAGCGCACCAACAACGAGCTCGTCGCCGGCTGGGGCAACCTGGTCAACCGGACCGCCTCGATGATCGCCAAGAACTTCGGCGAGATCCCGCAGCCCGGTGAGCTGGAGGACGTGGACCGCGCGCTGCTGGACCAGGTCCGTGACGGCTTCGGGACGGTCGGCTCCCTCATCGCGACCCACAAGCAGAAGGCGGCGCTGAGCGAGGCGATGCGGCTGGTCGGCGAGGCCAACGCCTACGTCTCGACGACCGAGCCCTTCAAGCTCAAGGGGGAGGACCAGCGCGAGCGGCTGGCGACGGTGCTGCATACCCTCGCGCAGGTCGTCGTGGACCTCAACACCATCCTGTCGCCCTACCTGCCGCACTCCTCGACCGCGGTGCACCAGGCGCTCGGCGGCGAGGGTGAGTTCCAGCCGATGCCGCGGTTGGAGACCGTCGCCGACCTCGACGACAGCTCCCGCCCGGACTACCCGGTCATCACCGGCGACTACTCCGCGGCCCCGCGCTGGGAGCACCGCGCGGTGACCGTGGGCGCCGTCGTGGCCAAGCCCTCGCTGATCTTCACCAAGCTCGACCCCTCGGTGGTCGAGGAGGAGCGCGCCCGGCTCGGCCTCGTCGACGAGCCCGCGGACGCCGCGGTATGA
- a CDS encoding DUF4126 domain-containing protein, with the protein MLAALTGAGLSAAAGLNAYIPFILIALIARFTDVINLPHQYAWIESNWAIGIAAVLLLSEVVLDKVALVDHLNDAVGTFVRPATGGLIFAATTAAADFEQGSSFMQDNPWVGVLLGIITAGIVHTGKAVTRPVVNTTTGGLGTPVVSAAEDGAAITLSLVAIFLPVLVIFLLLLLLWGAFVLWRRGRNRRRYRDQLMADAGYS; encoded by the coding sequence GTGCTCGCTGCCCTCACCGGAGCCGGGCTGTCGGCCGCGGCGGGGCTGAACGCCTACATCCCGTTCATCCTCATCGCGCTCATCGCGCGCTTCACCGACGTCATCAACCTGCCGCACCAGTACGCCTGGATCGAGTCGAACTGGGCCATCGGTATCGCCGCCGTGCTCCTGCTCTCCGAGGTCGTCCTCGACAAGGTCGCCCTCGTCGACCACCTCAACGACGCGGTCGGGACCTTCGTGCGGCCCGCCACCGGTGGCCTCATCTTCGCCGCGACGACCGCCGCGGCGGACTTCGAGCAGGGCTCGAGCTTCATGCAGGACAACCCGTGGGTGGGCGTGCTGCTCGGCATCATCACCGCCGGCATCGTGCACACCGGCAAGGCGGTGACCCGCCCCGTGGTCAACACCACGACCGGCGGGCTGGGCACCCCGGTCGTCTCCGCAGCCGAGGACGGCGCCGCGATCACGCTGTCGCTGGTGGCGATCTTCCTGCCGGTGCTCGTGATCTTCCTGCTGCTGCTCCTGCTCTGGGGCGCCTTCGTGCTCTGGCGGCGGGGGCGCAACCGCC